The Streptomyces sp. NBC_00775 genome includes the window TCAATCCTCCGTAGCTCAATTGGCAGAGCAGCCGGCTGTTAACCGGCAGGTTACTGGTTCGAGTCCAGTCGGGGGAGCTCGGTCTCCTGTAGCTCAATTGGCAGAGCAGCCGGCTGTTAACCGGCAGGTTACTGGTTCGAGTCCAGTCGGGAGAGCAACGGAAGAGGACCCCTCTGGGGTCCTTTTTCATGTCCGCGGGAACCGCGCGGGGCACGCCAAAGTCTTCATGGTCATGCGATGCCGACCATCCGAAGCAGGAGATCGTATGAGCGGCTATGCTGCGGCAGACGGCGCGCACATTTGTGCGCGACGCGCCGTAAGGGGCGGTAGCTCAGCCGGTTAGAGCAGCGGACTCATAATCCGTCGGCCGTGGGTTCGAGTCCCACCCGCCCCACCATCGGCACTTCCCGCAGGAACGTTTCGACCTGCGACGGGTCGTCAGCCCCTCGGTGAACGAGGGGCTTTCGTCGTCTCTGGAGATCGCTGGCCGGCCCCGAGCGCGGCGAGCACGGCGAGCCCAGCCACGACGGCCTTCCACATCGTCGAGATCCTCCTGGGTCAGTCCTCCACTTCGAAGCCGTGCTGCTCGGCGAGCCGCTTGAGCGACGCCGCCCCGGGGATGCCGTCTGCCGCATCGCCGACGTGGCCGCCGCCGGCCGGGGAACGCTGCCAGTGGGCATAGGCGTCGATCGTCTTGATGCCGAAGGAGCCGTCGACGTACTGCGAGGCGAGCAGGCCCTCGGCCTTGAGCGCCTTCTCGACGAGGAGGACTTCGGCCTCGTAGGTGGTGTGGCCCTGCGCTGTCGCCGGGTCGTGCTTCGCGGCGTACACGATGTGGGCCAGCGACACCTTGGGCTTGGTCGGGGCGGACGTGCCCGGCTCGGTGGCTGTCCCGTGCGGGCGGGGCGCGCCCTTCTTGACCCAGGCGTACAGCTTGGCTCCGGGGCAGGTGGTGGCGTAGCCGTCTCGGTGGCCCTTGATCTCGGCCCCGGCGCCGTGCTTGCGGAGGAGTTCGATGCCGTCGCGGATGGCGCCGAGCATGGCGTCGTTCGGTTCGGTGAGGCCCTCGGATCCGACGAGTCCGACGATCGCGTAGTGCGCGATGTTCAGTGGTTGGTTGCCGTTGGCGCCGGTGCGTTTGCCGAGGCCGCGGCCTT containing:
- a CDS encoding peptidoglycan recognition protein family protein; translation: MKLVTRAQLGWPASAAPTQTSTKGVKVHYEGTAVSKKLLSDHDACIAQWKAIRKSHLANTKENYSDIAYNYGACPHGYLLEGRGLGKRTGANGNQPLNIAHYAIVGLVGSEGLTEPNDAMLGAIRDGIELLRKHGAGAEIKGHRDGYATTCPGAKLYAWVKKGAPRPHGTATEPGTSAPTKPKVSLAHIVYAAKHDPATAQGHTTYEAEVLLVEKALKAEGLLASQYVDGSFGIKTIDAYAHWQRSPAGGGHVGDAADGIPGAASLKRLAEQHGFEVED